A stretch of the Lolium perenne isolate Kyuss_39 chromosome 3, Kyuss_2.0, whole genome shotgun sequence genome encodes the following:
- the LOC127341287 gene encoding protein IQ-DOMAIN 19, which translates to MGKAGKWLRSILAGKKDGGRRRGNKQGQCDATPLAELPAAASPREKKRWSFRKPGKAATPSPLTPEPSAAGGVSVSVSERELEQSKHAVAVAVATAVATDAAVAAAAAVIRLTAAEAEDELYACPIEEAAASKIQATFRGYLARKALCALRGLVKLQALIRGQLVRKQAHATLRRMQALLMAQTRLRAQRMRMLEDDDAYAANVATVERRSPQHPRRRRSYEMDRSGEEHAKIVEMDTWGPPRPGRSSCSVATSESRERRQAEYYGAAQCSPAPSAAFTEHFEYLEPATARVGPYVPASVDDDGESVSEFFPNYMANTQSSRAKARSQSAPRQRPYSPSPLDRQPSRRRGGAAPVPRSVKMQRSSSHVGVPSSAAGDYAQYQHQYHPWPVKLDRSSVSLKGSECGSTSSVLTAATTVGYCRSLVGFEVQRSQY; encoded by the exons ATGGGGAAGGCCGGGAAATGGCTGAGGAGCATCTTGGCGGGGAAGAAGGACGGCGGCAGGAGGAGGGGGAACAAGCAGGGGCAGTGTGACGCCACGCCTTTGGCCGAGCTGCCGGCAGCGGCGAGCCCGAGGGAGAAGAAGCGGTGGAGCTTCCGAAAGCCGGGGAAGGCTGCCACGCCGTCACCGTTGACCCCGGAGCCAAGCGCTGCCGGCGGTGTGTCCGTATCGGTGTCGGAGCGCGAGCTTGAGCAGAGCAAGCACGCCGTGGCGGTGGCCGTAGCGACCGCGGTGGCTACCGATGCCGCAGTGGCTGCGGCTGCCGCGGTGATACGCCTGACGGCCGCCGAGGCGGAGGACGAGTTGTATGCATGCCCCATCGAGGAGGCCGCAGCCTCAAAAATCCAGGCCACCTTCAGAGGCTACTTG GCCAGGAAGGCTCTATGCGCGCTGAGGGGGTTGGTGAAGCTGCAGGCGCTGATCAGGGGCCAGCTGGTAAGAAAGCAAGCACACGCCACGCTCCGCCGCATGCAGGCCCTCCTCATGGCGCAGACCCGCCTGCGCGCGCAGCGCATGCGCATGCTCGAGGACGATGATGCCTATGCAGCCAACGTCGCTACGGTTGAACGCCGGTCGCCGCAGCACCCAAGGCGCCGCCGCTCCTAC GAGATGGACAGGTCCGGCGAGGAGCACGCCAAGATCGTCGAGATGGACACTTGGGGGCCGCCTAGGCCGGGGCGGAGCAGCTGCTCGGTCGCGACGAGCGAGTCGAGGGAACGGCGGCAAGCAGAGTACTACGGCGCCGCCCAGTGCTCGCCCGCGCCGTCGGCGGCATTCACCGAGCACTTCGAGTACTTGGAGCCGGCGACGGCGCGTGTTGGCCCGTACGTGCCGGCCTccgtcgacgacgacggcgaGTCCGTATCGGAGTTCTTCCCCAACTACATGGCCAACACCCAGTCGTCGCGCGCCAAGGCCCGGTCCCAGAGCGCGCCGAGGCAGAGGCCCtactcgccgtcgccgctcgaccGGCAGCCGAGCCGGCGCCGCGGCGGCGCTGCGCCCGTGCCGAGGAGCGTCAAGATGCAGCGTTCGTCGTCACACGTCGGGGTGCCGTCCTCGGCAGCCGGCGACTACGCGCAGTACCAGCACCAGTACCACCCATGGCCGGTGAAGCTGGACAGGTCCAGCGTGTCGCTCAAGGGCAGCGAGTGCGGGTCGACGAGCTCCGTCCTCACTGCGGCCACCACCGTCGGCTACTGCCGCTCCCTCGTCGGATTCGAG GTGCAAAGAAGCCAGTACTGA